A single region of the Hirundo rustica isolate bHirRus1 chromosome 17, bHirRus1.pri.v3, whole genome shotgun sequence genome encodes:
- the HPD gene encoding 4-hydroxyphenylpyruvate dioxygenase yields MTSYTDKGEKPQRGRFIHFHSITFWVGNAKQAASYYCNKLGFEELAYRGLETGSREVVSHVVKQDKIVFVFSSALNPGNEEMGEHLVKHGDGVKDVAFEVEDCDFIVQKAKERGAVVVKEPWVEQDKFGKVKFAVIQTYGDTTHTLIEKLNYKGLFLPGYHPPLFKDPLLSKLPSTKLSFVDHVVGNQPDLQMVPVADWYQKNLLFHRFWSVDDKQLHTEFSALRSIVVTNYEETIKMPINEPAPGKKKSQIQEYIDYYGGAGVQHIALNTPDIISAITNLKQRGMQFMDVPSSYYQVLRERLKTAKIKVKENLDKLAELKILVDFDEKGYLLQIFTKPVQDRPTVFLEVIQRHNHQGFGAGNFKSLFEAIEMDQDARGNLTVLEPNGETRRM; encoded by the exons CCCCAACGAGGCCGCTTCATCCATTTCCACTCCATCACCTTCTGGGTCGGCAATGCCAAGCAG gCTGCATCCTACTACTGCAACAAGCTGGGGTTCGAGGAGCTGGCGTACCGGGGGCTGGAGACCGGCAGCAGGGAGGTGGTGTCACACGTGGTCAAGCAGGACAAG ATCgtgtttgttttctcatctgCTCTGAACCCAGGGAATGAGG agaTGGGGGAGCACCTGGTGAAGCATGGTGACGGGGTGAAGGACGTCGCCTTCGAAGTGGAGGACTGTGACTTCATCGTGCAG AAAGCCAAGGAGCGCGGTGCTGTGGTGGTGAAGGAGCCGTGGGTGGAGCAGGACAAATTTGGGAAGGTGAAGTTTGCAGTGATCCAGACG TACGGTGACACCACCCACACCTTGATAGAAAAGCTCAACTACAAGGGCCTGTTCCTCCCTGGGTACCACCCACCCCTCTTCAAGGACCCCCTGCTGTCCAAGCT ACCAAGCACCAAGCTCAGCTTTGTTGATCACGTTGTGGGGAACCAGCCTGACCTCCAGATGGTCCCAGTGGCGGACTG GTACCAGAAGAACCTGCTCTTCCACCGCTTCTGGTCAGTGGATGACAAGCAGCTGCACACCGAGTTCAGTGCCCTGCGCTCCATCGTGGTCACCAACTATGAGGAGACCATTAAAATGCCCATCAATGAGCCAGCACCTGGCAAGAAGAAATCCCAGATCCAG GAATATATTGATTACTACGGAGGGGCCGGAGTCCAGCACATCGCACTGAACACCCCCGACATCATCTCAGCG ATCACCAACCTGAAGCAGCGGGGCATGCAGTTCATGGACGTGCCCTCCAGCTACTACCAGGTGCTGCGGGAGAGGCTCAAAACTGCCAAAATCAAAGTGAAGGAGAACCTTGACAAGCTGGCG gaacTGAAAATCCTGGTGGATTTTGATGAAAAAGGCTACCTGCTCCAGATCTTCACCAAACCAGTTCAAGACAGACCCACGGTCTTCCTGGAGGTGATCCAGAGGCACAACCACCAG GGCTTCGGCGCTGGGAACTTCAAGTCTCTGTTTGAAGCCATAGAAATGGATCAGGATGCCAGAGGAAACCTGACTGTCCTGGAGCCCAACGGGGAGACCAGGAGGATGTAG